In Marinobacter salinisoli, the DNA window AGTTCACCGACAAGAACGAAGACGGTCGCATCCAGCTCTATAACGACTCACCGGATTTCGAAGCCGAAGCCACCTCACGAGGCTGGAAAGGCAACGAACTGGTGGTTAACCGCGACATCCTGGTACTGGCCAACCCGGAAATTGCTAACCTGCCGGGCTGGGTTATCGGCCTGATTGCTGCCGGTGGTCTGGCGGCAGCCCTGTCCACAGCCGCTGGTCTGTTGCTGGCCATTTCCTCTGCGGTGAGTCACGACCTGATCAAGGGCGCGATCAACCCGAATATCACAGAGCGCGGGGAACTGATGGCGGCGCGGATCTCTATGGCCGTGGCCATCGTCGTCGCAACCTGGCTTGGGGCAAACCCACCGGGCTTCGCCGCACAGGTTGTCGCACTGGCGTTCGGTATTGCTGCGGCCTCCCTGTTCCCTGCCCTGATGATGGGTATCTTCTCCAAGCGGGTTAACAACACCGGCGCCATTGCCGGCATGTTGACCGGTCTGGGCTTCACCCTGGTGTACATCTTTGTGTACAAGGGCTGGCTGTTCATTCCGGGCACCAACAATCTGCCGGATACTCCTGAGAACTGGGTACTGGGCATCTCACCACTGTCCATCGGTGCAGTTGGTGCGATCGTCAACTTTACGGTAGCCTTCCTGGTGTCCAACGCGACCGAGGAGCCGCCGGTTGAAATCCAGGATCTGGTTGAAAGCGTTCGCTATCCACGCGGCGCAGGCCAGGCTCAGGACCACTAAGTACCACCGTTCTCATTGATTCAATGAGTTAGACTGGATGGGCTTCCTCAACGAGGAAGCCCGTTCTTTTTTTGAGGAAGTAACAATATGTTCTGGACGTTCATCGCTACTGTTTTTTGTGGCCTCGGGGCTGCCGGTATAGCGCTTGGTATCCGTGCCGCAACCCGTAACAAAACTCCAAAGTGGCTGATCCCGGTGTTCGCCGGAGCGGGCATGCTGGCCTACCTGATTCAGGGGGAGTACGGCTGGTACGAGCATAAGAAACAGCTGTTGCCAGACGAGGCCGTCGTTGTCGACACCGAGGCAGACACCATGATCTGGCGCCCCTGGACCTTCGCGTTTCCCTACGTCACCGCCTTTTCCATCGTGGATACCGACAGCGTCAGCCGGGATGCCGACAACCCTGACGTTGTCAGCTTTACCCTCTACCGCTTCGAACAGAAACTGTCCGATGCCGTTTCCCACCGGGTTCATCTCCTCAATTGTCAGTCCCGGGAATTGGTTCCACTCGGCTCTGACGGACGCCCCCGTGTTGATAACTTGAAGGTCCTGGGCAATTCGGACACGCTGCTGAATACGGTCTGCACCGGTTAACCCCCAGCAAACATTGGTCTGGCCCTGACGGAGTTGTCTGCACATGTTTAGCCCCTGGCTGCTGGCACTGATTTCCATTGCCTACATCTCAATTCTCTTTGTCATCGCCTGGGCCGGCGACAGACAGCCGGGGCTGTACCGCCGCAGGGTCACGCGAACCCACATCTATGCATTATCACTGGCGGTCTACTTCACCTCCTGGACCTTCTATGGTGCAGTTGGCCGGGCCACCCAGGAGGGGCTGGGATTCCTGCCCATTTATCTTGGGCCCCTGCTGGTCTTCATCTTTGGGGCCCCCCTGCTTCGCCGCATCATCTACATCAGCAAACGAAGCAACAGCACGTCCATAGCCGATTTCGTGGCTTCCCGATACGGCAAGTCCCAGCTATTGGCGGCCATGATTGCTTTCTTCGCCCTGATTGGCAGCGTCCCGTATATTGCCCTGCAGCTCAAAGCCATCTCTATGGGCTTCAACGTGCTGTCGGATAACGGAACCGGGGTGCAGCCCTGGGACATCTCGGCCTGGAACGATTCGGCCTGGTACATCACCCTCGCGCTGGCAGTATTCACGGTGCTTTTCGGTACCCGTCATCTGGAATCGACCGAGCATCACCGCGGCATGATTCAGGCTGTCGCCTTCGAATCCCTGATCAAGCTTATTGCTTTCGTCGCGGTCGGGCTGTTTGTCGGTTACGGGCTCTATGGCGGTTTCGGGGATCTGCTTCAGCAAGTCCGAGAGGCGGACCTCGGTGGCGTGCTGACCACTGACAACGTGGCCCCCACAGCCTTTATTACCCAGACCCTTGTCGCCATGCTGGCGATCATCTGTTTGCCACGACAGTTTCACGTCATGGTGGTTGAAAACACCGACCACCGGGACTTCACTACCGCCCGCTGGGCGATGCCGATTTACCTGATCATCGCCAGCGCGTTCGTCCTGCCAATCGCCGCTGCAGGGCTGCTGACCTCCGGTAGCGAACAAATCAATCCGGATATCCTGATCCTCCAACTGCCTATTCAGGCCGGAGAAACCTGGCTGGCGATTCTCGCGTTCCTGGGCGGCGGTTCAGCGGCGGCCGCCATGGTTATCGTATGTTCGGTGGCGATTGCCACCATGGTGAGTAACGAAATCATCATGCCCGCGCTGCTGAAGTTTTTCCGGCCGCGCATGAACCGTCGTGCAGATCTCAGTTTCCTGCTGCTCAGCATCCGGCGTGTCGCCATATTTGTGGTGCTGCTCACAGCGTATGGTTTTTACCGCATGGCCGGGGAAGACCACAGCCTGACCGCATTCGGGCTTCTTTCCTTCGCCGCAGCGGCCCAGTTTGGGCCGGCACTGGTGGGTGGCATCCTGTGGCGCCGGGGCAACTACATGGGCGCGGTCTGGGGCCTCGCACTCGGCTTCCTGATGTGGAGCTATACCCTGCTTCTGCCCGCGCTGGCGGCCACCGGCTGGGTATCGGAAAGCCTGATCAACCAGGGCGTGTGGGGGCTCAACTGGACCCGCCCCACCGCCCTTTTTGGCATGGACATGGACCAGGTCAGCCACGGCATTATCTGGAGTCTGGGCATCAATGTCGTCACCTACATCACCCTGTCCTTACTGACCCGACAACGGGTTCGGGAAAAGATCCAGATTGCGTCCTTCTTTCACGATCCCGAGCCACGCAACGACACCCCCCAGCACCAGAGCTGGCAGGGCGAAATCCTGATTTCCGACCTGCAGGCGATAACAGACCGCTTCATGGGTGAGGACCGCTCAGAAACGGTTTTCCGCAACTACGAGCGACGCAACGCGATCCGACTGAACCCCCACCGTCCGGCATCCGGCCACCTGATGAAGTACATTGAGCGCCAGTTAGCCTCGGTGATCGGCGCATCTACCGCACGGGTGGTTCTGGAATCCACACTGACCGGCCGCGACATGCAGATCGAGGACGTCGTCAGCATCGTCGATGAAGCCTCCCAGGCCATGACGTTCAGTCGGGAGCTACTGCAATCGGCTATCGAAAACATCAGCCTTGGCGTGTCAGTGGTCAACCACCAGCAACAACTGGTGGTTTGGAATCACCGCTATCTGGAGCTCTTTAATTACCCGAAAGGGTTTGTGCGCGTGGGCCGGCCGGTGGAAGACCTGATGCGCTATAACCTGACCAACGCCAATTTGGCGGCGCGCCGGATTGATGAAATCATTGCCGATCGCTGCGCCAACATGCGCAGTGGCAAAGCCATGTCCTACGAACGCCAGCGCCCAGACGGGACCGTGTTGCGGATCGATGGCAGCCCCATTCCCGGCGGCGGCTACGTCACCACCTTCCAGGACATCACGCCGATGCGACGCACCGAGCAGGCCCTGAAAGAAACCAATATCTATCTTGAACAACGGGTAAAGGAGCGAACCCAGGAACTGCAAGTCATAAACGAGCAGATGCTCAAGGCGAAGTCAGTAGCGGAACAAGCCAACCAGAGCAAAACCCGTTTCCTGGCCTCGGCCAGCCACGACCTTCTGCAACCGCTCAATGCCGCACGCCTGTTCTCGTCGGCCCTGGCCGGTAAAACGACAGACGGCGAAGTGAGAGAGCTGGTGGAGCACATTGACAGCTCGCTGGGCGCAGCCGAGGAAATCATCAGTACCCTGCTCGATATTTCCAAGCTCGACGCCGGCGCACTGGAACCGGATATCGGCGTTTTCCCGGTTAACGACATGCTGCGCCACCTGGCAACGGACTTCTCGGCCATTGCCAAGGACCGCGGCCTGGAACTGAAGGTCGTGCCCTCCAGTGCCTGGGTTCGCTCCGATGCGAAACTGCTGCGCCGCGTGATCCAGAATTTCCTGTCCAACGCGATCCGCTACACCCCGCAAGGCAAGATTCTGCTAGGTTGTCGCCGGCTGAAAGGCTTTATCCGCATCGATGTCTGGGATACCGGCCCGGGGATACCGGACGACCAGCTCAACCACATCTTCGAAGAATTCCGCAGGTTCCAGCAAGGGCGGGATAAAAAAGGGCTCGGGCTGGGCCTCGCCATCGTCGAACGTATCAGCGGGATGCTCAACCACCCGGTTACCGTCCGCTCGGTGCAGGGCCATGGCAGCCTGTTCGCCATTACCGTCCCACTTGCCACGCCCGAGAAAGAGCCGAACACCAGAACCGCGCCCTTATCTGCTTCGCGCCGTGTCGCCAACCTTGGGGGCTTGCACGTGCTCTGTATCGATAACGACGACTCGATTCTTCAGGGCATGGTAGCTCTGCTCGGCAACTGGCAATGCGAGGTCACCGCTGCCGAGAGCCTCGACGATGCTCTTCAGAAGCTTGATGGCCGGGCGCCCGAAATTATCCTCGCTGACTATCAGTTAGACGACAACAAGAACGGTCTGGACGCGATGGACAGTATCCGAGACAGTTTTTCCCCGGACATACCGGGCATACTGATTACCGGCTACATGGCACCGGACGTGCGTGACGATGCCAATCAACGGGGCTTCCATGTGCTCTACAAGCCTGTGAAGCCGGCGGCACTTCGGGCCCTGGTTAACAAGTTACTGAAACAGAAGCCTTAATCAGCGAAGTCGAAACCCTAAACACCACCAGAGCCTTTGGCACGCTGTATTTCCTGATCATTGATGACTTTGCGAACTTCCGTGCCTCCCTCGGACAAATGCTGACGAGCTTTGGCGCCAACAATATCGAAGCCGTACCCCATCCCGCCGCGGCAATTCAACATTGCATGTACAACGCTGTAGATGTGGTGCTGTGTGACTACCTTCTGGGCAACGACAGAAATGGCCAGCACCTTCTCGAAGAGCTCAGGCATCGCAAGCTGCTCAAACGTTCTTCCCTGTTCCTGATGGTCACTGCGGAAACCTCCAAAGATGTGGTCATGGGCGCACGTGAAAACCAGCCCGACGCTTACCTGACCAAACCGCTTAACCGGACCATGTTGCAAAAACGGCTTGCTATCAGAGCATCTCGCCCGCCACAGGCCGCTGTTCGATGGCCTGGCGATTCGCTATTCGATAGAAGCAGAAGACATCACAGGCTTTTTCGATAGGGAGCTGATGACTGGCGTATTGAACAACATTATCAACAACGCCATTCGATACACCGACCGGCAAATTCGAATCATCGCCCGCACATCAGATGGTTTCTTGGTGATTGCTGTTGAAGACGACGGTAAGGGCTACCCGGAAGTGATGCTGACAGAGGGTGAGGCCAGTTTCGGTGCCGTGAATTTTGAGCGCGGCAGTACACGCCTCGGTCTCTACTTCGCCTCAGCCATTGCGAGACTGCACCAGCAGGATGAACGGCAGGGTGGGATTCGTCTGAGCAATGGCGGCAGTCTGGGCCGAGGTGTGTTCGAAATCTGGCTTCCCTGAAGCGCGGCTGTGATCGCTGCAGGGGAATGAACTCTATCCAGATGACCGATACACCAGGCGTAATCCGCAGGCAGATCGATCTGCTGACGTAGTTTTATTAGGGCAATAAAAAACCCCCGGCAGCGGAGCTGTCGGGGGTTTTGGTATTAAGAGTCTGACGATGACCTACTCTCGCATGGGCAATGCCACACTACCATCGGCGCAGGCCTGTTTCACTTCTGAGTTCGGGATGGGATCAGGTGGTTCCGGGCCGCTATGGTCGTCAGACAAAACGGTTGATCACTGGGAAGGACGAGATGGACTGTGATGTTGATTTCGCGTTATCCGCAATTGTCTTGGGTGTTATATAGTCAAGCCGCACGAGCAATTAGTACCGGTTAGCTCAACGCCTCGCAGCGCTTACACACCCGGCCTATCAACGTCCTGGTCTTGAACGGCTCTTTAGGGACCTCGAGGGTCCAGGGAGATCTCATCTTGGAAGGGGCTTCCCGCTTAGATGCTTTCAGCGGTTATCCTGTCCGAACATAGCTACCGGGCAATGCGTCTGGCGACACAACCCGAACACCAGAGGTTCGTCCACTCCGGTCCTCTCGTACTAGGAGCAGCTTTCCTCAAATCTCCAACGTCCACGGCAGATAGGGACCGAACTGTCTCACGACGTTCTAAACCCAGCTCGCGTACCACTTTAAATGGCGAACAGCCATACCCTTGGGACCGGCTTCAGCCCCAGGATGTGATGAGCCGACATCGAGGTGCCAAACACCGCCGTCGATGTGAACTCTTGGGCGGTATCAGCCTGTTATCCCCGGAGTACCTTTTATCCGTTGAGCGATGGCCCTTCCATACAGAACCACCGGATCACTATGACCTGCTTTCGCACCTGCTCGACGTGTCTGTCTCGCAGTTAAGCGGGCTTGTGCCATTACACTAACCGCATGATGTCCGACCATGCTTAGCCCACCTTTGTGCTCCTCCGTTACGCTTTGGGAGGAGACCGCCCCAGTCAAACTACCCACCACACAGTGTCCTCATCCCCGATAAGGGGACCAAGTTAGAACCTCAAACATGCCAGGCTGGTATTTCAAGGTTGGCTCCACCACCACTGGCGTGATGGTTTCAAAGCCTCCCAGCTATCCTACACAAGCATGCTCAAAGTTCACTGTGAAGCTATAGTAAAGGTTCACGGGGTCTTTCCGTCTAGCCGCGGATACACCGCATCTTCACGGCGATTTCAATTTCACTGAGTCTCGGGTAGAGACAGCGCCCCCATCGTTACGCCATTCGTGCAGGTCGGAACTTACCCGACAAGGAATTTCGCTACCTTAGGACCGTTATAGTTACGGCCGCCGTTTACCGGGGCTTCGATCAAGAGCTTCGCACGAATGCTAACCCCATCAATTAACCTTCCGGCACCGGGCAGGCGTCACACCCTATACGTCCACTTTCGTGTTTGCAGAGTGCTGTGTTTTTAATAAACAGTCGCAGGGGCCTGGTATCTTCGACCGGCTTCCGCTCCACCCGCAGGGGCTTCACGTACACACCGGCGTGCCTTCTCCCGAAGTTACGGCACCATTTTGCCTAGTTCCTTTACCCGAGTTCTCTCAAGCGCCTTGGTATTCTCTACCTGACCACCTGTGTCGGTTTGGGGTACGGTCTCGAATCACCTGAAGCTTAGAAGATTTTCCTGGAAGCATGGCATCAATGACTTCCCGCTCAATGAGCAGTCGTCGTCACGTCTCGGAATTGAGGACCCGGATTTGCCTAAGCCCTCTTCCTACTCGTTTAAACCGGGACAACCGTCGCCCGGCTCACCTAGCCTTCTCCGTCTCTCCATCGCAGTGATCCAAGGTACGGGAATATTAACCCGTTTCCCATCGACTACACCTTTCGGTCTCGCCTTAGGGGCCGACTCACCCTGCGCCGATTAGCGTTGCGCAGGAACCCTTGGTCTTCCGGCGTGCGGGTTTTTCACCCGCATTGTCGTTACTCATGTCAGCATTCGCACTTCTGATACCTCCAGCATGCTTCTCAACACACCTTCGCAGGCTTACAGAACGCTCCCCTACCCCGCATACAAAGTATGCAGCCGCAGCTTCGGTGACCAGTTTGAGCCCCGTTACATCTTCCGCGCAGGCCGACTCGACTAGTGAGCTATTACGCTTTCTTTAAAGGGTGGCTGCTTCTAAGCCAACCTCCTAGCTGTCTGAGCCTTCCCACATCGTTTCCCACTTAACTGGTACTTGGGGACCTTAGCTGGCGGTCTGGGTTGTTTCCCTCTCCACGACGGACGTTAGCACCCGCCGTGTGTCTCCCGGATAGTACTCACTGGTATTCGGAGTTTGCATGGGGTTGGTAAGTCGAGATGACCCCCTAGCCCAAACAGTGCTCTACCCCCAGTGGTATTCGTCCGAGGCGCTACCTAAATAGCTTTCGGGGAGAACCAGCTATCTCCGGGCTTGATTAGCCTTTCACTCCGATCCACAAGTCATCCCCTGGCTTTTCAACGACAGTGGGTTCGGTCCTCCAGTGCCTGTTACGGCACCTTCAACCTGCTCATGGATAGATCGCCCGGTTTCGGGTCTATGCCCAGCGACTAAGTCGCCCTATTCAGACTCGGTTTCCCTACGGCTCCCCTAGATGGTTAACCTCGCCACTGAACATAAGTCGCTGACCCATTATACAAAAGGTACGCCGTCACCCAACAAGTGGGCTCCGACTGCTTGTACGCATACGGTTTCAGGATCTATTTCACTCCCCTCACAGGGGTTCTTTTCGCCTTTCCCTCACGGTACTGGTTCACTATCGGTCAGTCAGGAGTATTTAGCCTTGGAGGATGGTCCCCCCATATTCAGACAGGATATCACGTGTCCCGTCCTACTCGATTTCACCAGACTCAGGTTTCGGATACGGGGCTATCACCCACTATGGCGGCACTTTCCAGAGCCTTCTCCTACCAGTTGTCTAGCTTAAGGGCTAGTCCCCGTTCGCTCGCCGCTACTAAGGGAATCTCGGTTGATTTCTTTTCCTCGGGGTACTTAGATGTTTCAGTTCCCCCGGTTCGCCTCTTACACCTATGTATTCAGTGTAAGATACCGACCCGAAAGTCGGTGGGTTTCCCCATTCAGAGATGTCCGGATCACAGCTCGTTTGCCAGCTCCCCGAACCTTATCGCAGGCTTCCACGTCTTTCATCGCCTCTGACTGCCAAGGCATCCACCGTATGCGCTTAGTTGCTTGACTATATAACCCCAAAACAACTGATCACGACCGAGCATCACCACCAGGCAAGCCTGATATTGATTCCCACTCGAGACCGTCATTCGAAGCTATAAACAACCACTTCAACGACACACCGGATAACGCTTGAAATCGTTATCACTTTGAACATTTTCTCTCGGAGATAATGAGAGAAAAATATTCGTCTATCTCGTCCAATTTGTTAAAGAGCAAATCTGACCCAGTGATCAGAAAGAAGAGCTTCACAATGGAAACGCTTGTTTCTGGACACTGCCAATCCGGCGCCGCCGAATCGATCAGTTAAGTTTGGTGGAGCTAGGCAGGATCGAACTGCCGACCTCCTGCGTGCAAGGCAGGCGCTCTCCCAGCTGAGCTATAGCCCCAATTCAGCTACTGCAAAAATTGTGTAGATCTAGGCGTCGTTTGGTGCCGCCTAGCCTGCTAGGCAAGCCATTCGACAACGACGAGCTACGCAATTTTGGTGGGTCTGGGTGGACTTGAACCACCGACCTCACCCTTATCAGGGGTGCGCTCTAACCACCTGAGCTACAGACCCAATGGCATGGGCCTGCTAGACC includes these proteins:
- a CDS encoding sensor histidine kinase, translating into MLSEHLARHRPLFDGLAIRYSIEAEDITGFFDRELMTGVLNNIINNAIRYTDRQIRIIARTSDGFLVIAVEDDGKGYPEVMLTEGEASFGAVNFERGSTRLGLYFASAIARLHQQDERQGGIRLSNGGSLGRGVFEIWLP
- a CDS encoding hybrid sensor histidine kinase/response regulator, whose protein sequence is MFSPWLLALISIAYISILFVIAWAGDRQPGLYRRRVTRTHIYALSLAVYFTSWTFYGAVGRATQEGLGFLPIYLGPLLVFIFGAPLLRRIIYISKRSNSTSIADFVASRYGKSQLLAAMIAFFALIGSVPYIALQLKAISMGFNVLSDNGTGVQPWDISAWNDSAWYITLALAVFTVLFGTRHLESTEHHRGMIQAVAFESLIKLIAFVAVGLFVGYGLYGGFGDLLQQVREADLGGVLTTDNVAPTAFITQTLVAMLAIICLPRQFHVMVVENTDHRDFTTARWAMPIYLIIASAFVLPIAAAGLLTSGSEQINPDILILQLPIQAGETWLAILAFLGGGSAAAAMVIVCSVAIATMVSNEIIMPALLKFFRPRMNRRADLSFLLLSIRRVAIFVVLLTAYGFYRMAGEDHSLTAFGLLSFAAAAQFGPALVGGILWRRGNYMGAVWGLALGFLMWSYTLLLPALAATGWVSESLINQGVWGLNWTRPTALFGMDMDQVSHGIIWSLGINVVTYITLSLLTRQRVREKIQIASFFHDPEPRNDTPQHQSWQGEILISDLQAITDRFMGEDRSETVFRNYERRNAIRLNPHRPASGHLMKYIERQLASVIGASTARVVLESTLTGRDMQIEDVVSIVDEASQAMTFSRELLQSAIENISLGVSVVNHQQQLVVWNHRYLELFNYPKGFVRVGRPVEDLMRYNLTNANLAARRIDEIIADRCANMRSGKAMSYERQRPDGTVLRIDGSPIPGGGYVTTFQDITPMRRTEQALKETNIYLEQRVKERTQELQVINEQMLKAKSVAEQANQSKTRFLASASHDLLQPLNAARLFSSALAGKTTDGEVRELVEHIDSSLGAAEEIISTLLDISKLDAGALEPDIGVFPVNDMLRHLATDFSAIAKDRGLELKVVPSSAWVRSDAKLLRRVIQNFLSNAIRYTPQGKILLGCRRLKGFIRIDVWDTGPGIPDDQLNHIFEEFRRFQQGRDKKGLGLGLAIVERISGMLNHPVTVRSVQGHGSLFAITVPLATPEKEPNTRTAPLSASRRVANLGGLHVLCIDNDDSILQGMVALLGNWQCEVTAAESLDDALQKLDGRAPEIILADYQLDDNKNGLDAMDSIRDSFSPDIPGILITGYMAPDVRDDANQRGFHVLYKPVKPAALRALVNKLLKQKP
- a CDS encoding response regulator, whose translation is MLTSFGANNIEAVPHPAAAIQHCMYNAVDVVLCDYLLGNDRNGQHLLEELRHRKLLKRSSLFLMVTAETSKDVVMGARENQPDAYLTKPLNRTMLQKRLAIRASRPPQAAVRWPGDSLFDRSRRHHRLFR